CACGCACCCCTTCGCGCTGAACGCCACCTTGACCTTCGAACAGACCTACTCCGAAGTCGAAGGCGACAGCGCGGCGGCGGCCGAATTGATCGCGATCCTGTCGAGCCTGGCCGAGGTGCCGGTGAAACAGTCGCTCGCCATCACCGGGTCCGTGAATCAATTGGGAGAGATCCAGCCGATCGGCGGGGTCAACGAGAAGATCGAGGGCTTCTTCGAGACCTGCCGGCGGCGCGGGTTGACCGGCCGGCAAGGGGTCATCATTCCCGCCCGCAACATCAAGCACCTGGCGCTGCGGCCCGAGGTCGTGAAGGCCGTGGAAACCGGGACCTTCGCGGTGTACGGCGTGAACAGCGTGGAAGAAGCTGTGGAACTCATGACGGGCCTCGCCGCAGGAGAACGGGATCGGGAAGGGTTCTATCCGGAGGAGAGCCTCTTCGGCCGCGTCGATCTGCGGATGGAGGAACTCGCCCAGATCGTCGCAAGCTGGGGCGAGATGGTCGCCAAAGCAAGCTCGGGGCCGGTTGAAACCGGAAAGGAATCGGCCCGTCCTTCGTCCCCCGCCCGGCTCCGGTCGAGACACTTACCTACCACACCACATCCGGAGTAACCACCATGCCGATGTACGATTACAAATGCCTGGATTGTGGAAAGGAATCGCTGATCGCCTTGACCCTGAAGGATCATGAGGCGAAGAACGCGACCTGCCCCCATTGCGGGAGCAAGCGCCTGGAGCAGATCATCACCTCCTTCATGGCCAAGACGACGAAGAAGAGCTGAGCCGCGCGACAAGGTGGAGGTTGTTCTATGCCCATTATCCTCCAATCGATCCCCATTGACCGCCCGGAGGGAACCAACGTCATCCTTGGGCAGGCCCATTTCATCAAGTCGGTCGAGGACCTGCACGAGGCGCTGGTCAATGCCGTGCCCCGGATTGCCTTCGGCCTGGCGTTCTGCGAAGCTTCAGGTCCCTGTCTGGTGCGGACGAGCGGGACCGACGAGGCGCTGGTGGAATCGGCCGGGCGCAATGCGATCGCGATCGGAGCGGGGCACTCGTTTCTCATCCTGTTGAAGGACTGCTATCCGATCAACGTCCTCCCGGCCATCCGGCAGGTTCCGGAGACCTGCACGGTCTTCTGCGCCACAGCCAACCCGGTGCAGGTCATCGTGGCGGAAACGGAGCTTGGCCGCGCGATTCTCGGCGTGGTGGACGGGCAGGGACCGAAGGGGATCGAAGGACCGGAGGATGTCCTCAAGCGGCGGGCGTTCCTTCGCACGATCGGCTATAAATTTTGAGCGCGGCGCGCAGGAGACCTGCGCGCTGCGGCTGACGGAGTCGTCGCCATGATTGCGCTCACCGCCGGCGATGCCCTGCTCATCGCCGACATTCAGAACGATTTTCTGCCGGGCGGCGCACTTGGGATCACAGGCGGCGACCGGATCCTGCCGGCGCTGCACCGCTACATGGAACGGTTCCAGGCCAAAGGCTTGCCGATCTGGCTCTCCCGGGACTGGCACCCTTCTGACCACTGTTCCTTCAAGGAGCGGGGCGGCCCCTGGCCGGTCCATTGCGTAGCCGACACAGCCGGAGCGTTGCCGCCCCCGTCGTTTCACCCTCCTTCACAGGCCTTCACTATCTACAAGGCAACCGCGCGCGATCGCGAAGCCTATTCGGCGTTTCAAGAGACCTCGCTCGACCGGGAGCTGCGCGCGCAGGGCGTGCGGCGACTCTTCATCGGCGGGCTCGCCACCGACTACTGCGTCCTCAACAGCGTGAAGGACGGATTGAGGCTCGGCTACACCGTCCACCTGCTCATGGACGGGATCTGTGCGGTCAATGCCAGCCCAACCGATGGAAAGCAGGCAGAGGATGAGATGATCCGACTGGGCGCCCGTCCGACCAGACTCGAGGACCTGGCATCATGACCCCTTCCGCCGGCGTCC
The DNA window shown above is from Nitrospira tepida and carries:
- a CDS encoding FmdB family zinc ribbon protein encodes the protein MPMYDYKCLDCGKESLIALTLKDHEAKNATCPHCGSKRLEQIITSFMAKTTKKS
- a CDS encoding adenosine-specific kinase, with the protein product MILQSIPIDRPEGTNVILGQAHFIKSVEDLHEALVNAVPRIAFGLAFCEASGPCLVRTSGTDEALVESAGRNAIAIGAGHSFLILLKDCYPINVLPAIRQVPETCTVFCATANPVQVIVAETELGRAILGVVDGQGPKGIEGPEDVLKRRAFLRTIGYKF
- a CDS encoding isochorismatase family protein encodes the protein MIALTAGDALLIADIQNDFLPGGALGITGGDRILPALHRYMERFQAKGLPIWLSRDWHPSDHCSFKERGGPWPVHCVADTAGALPPPSFHPPSQAFTIYKATARDREAYSAFQETSLDRELRAQGVRRLFIGGLATDYCVLNSVKDGLRLGYTVHLLMDGICAVNASPTDGKQAEDEMIRLGARPTRLEDLAS